Sequence from the Candidatus Brocadia sp. genome:
AGGGTATTTAAGCAGGAGCATATATCAAAGGCGGTCATGGCAGGTGGACTCAAAAAAACCAACATGTTCTCTTCCTGGAGAAATCTTCGTTTCCTGCCAGACTTAAGGACAATTAACCTCTGGTACAAACATGTAAAAAAAAGAGACGATCACTCATTGCTGGGGGCAGTTGCAGATGAACTATTGAAAGACGGTATTGAATTGCAAAATTCGACCCTCTATGTACCGCAGCTGCTTGCACAAAAGGGCACATTGACGAAAAAACAACCCACAGAAAAGGAACTGGAAGATATTCACTTTGGATGGCATATTGCTAAAGAAATCGCAAGGCTTGGCATTGGGCAATGTATCGTGATAAAGGAAAAGGTCGTTTTAGCAGTTGAAGCACTGGAAGGCACCGATGAAACTATCCGCCGCGGTGGAAATCTTGGAAAAGAGCATATTGTCGTCATTAAGGTCAGTAAACATGATTTTGACCCGCGATTTGATATTCCTACCGTTGGACTGGAAACTATTACAACACTAAAAGAATCCGCTGCATCCGTCCTCGCTTTGGAAGCAGAAAAAACACTCATTCTGGATGTTGAAGAAACCATTCAGGCCGCCGATCGTGCACAGATTGCCATTGTTGGATTGTAATAATAAATGAAAATCGCTACACATTTTTCTCTTTGTACTCTTTTCGTTGCATGCCAATTTTTTACTATCAATTTCACCCTTGCAAACGAGTGGGGTTTAGAAAAACAGCCTATAGAATTGGACATGTGCGATAGCGTCATATTACATTACGACGGGAAGACATGGAACACTATCTATCACAAATTCAAAACATGGCTTGACGACATTTATGGGTTCGATGACAACAATATCTTTGCAGTTGGTGCACAAGGCGCTATACTTCACTACAATGGTAAATCATGGACGACACAAGAAAGCCGTGCTACCTATAGGTTAAACAGAATTTGGGGTAACAATCCCAACAATATCTATGTTTCAGGAGATTACGGTACCGTTCTTCATTACGACGGTATGGAATGGAAAAGGCAAGAAATTGATATGAGTGATTGGCTGAGTGACATCTGGGGTTTTAATGGAAAATACCTATTTATCGTGGGTACTTTAGGAAAGATATTGCATTACAATGAAGAGAAATGGCGCGAACACGATAGCGGGACTACCAATTGGCTTTATGGAATCCATGGTAATAGCAAGGACAATGTATGGACAGTAGGAGACTATGGTATCACACTTCATTATAATGGAAAGAAATGGACAAAGCCTATTCATAACAGTAATAATAGGCTGACGAGTGTTTGGTCAGCAGATTCAAAAAACGTATTCATTGCAGGAGCAAACGGTTTTATCATTCATTATAACAAAAAGAATTGGACACGACAGGCAAGCGGCTCTGATAACTGGCTGAGAAGGATATGGGGTACTGATATTAACAACATCTTCGCTGTAGGGGATTACGGCACCATACTCTATTATAATGGCGCAAAATGGAGCAAACAGAACAGTGGCACCAATTACATTTTGTTAGGCATATGGGGAAATAGAAAGGACAATGTATATGTTGTTGGGTCCAGTCAAAAAGGTCTTTATGACCGTCTTTTAGAAGACTCCCCATCCGGATTAAAATCAAGATGATTTTACATTTTGACACGTATATTTAATTTTTTACCTAAATCCTGCAAACAAGGCGAAGCCTTGTTGCAGGATTAGGCCAGAAATGGTAGAATCTCCAAGGGATTTCAAGGTATTTTGAGAATAAAAACACCTAAAAGGAGGTTCACCTTTTCAATGAAGAATATAGCACAAAACGAGGAAAGAAAACAACCGAAAATCAAGACGGAGATGAATGGGAAGGGACTAACGGTACATGCAGGGCTGTTACCGATACTGACGTTCATGGAGAAATTATTATTCAGGAAACGGGTACACGAAGCAGTACGTAAGGAGCGCGGGGTAAACGCACGGTATCAGGTTGTAGATGCCGTGCAAATGGTAGTAATCGGGTTGATAGCCGGAGCGACATCGATGGTGCAGATCGTGAAGGTATGGGCAGATGAGGTACTGATGAAGAT
This genomic interval carries:
- a CDS encoding LpxI family protein translates to MEKLGLIAGNGRFPILFAKGARDNNVPIIAVGIEGETSPEIEQYVEKLYWVGVAQIGKLIRVFKQEHISKAVMAGGLKKTNMFSSWRNLRFLPDLRTINLWYKHVKKRDDHSLLGAVADELLKDGIELQNSTLYVPQLLAQKGTLTKKQPTEKELEDIHFGWHIAKEIARLGIGQCIVIKEKVVLAVEALEGTDETIRRGGNLGKEHIVVIKVSKHDFDPRFDIPTVGLETITTLKESAASVLALEAEKTLILDVEETIQAADRAQIAIVGL